In the genome of Mytilus edulis chromosome 3, xbMytEdul2.2, whole genome shotgun sequence, one region contains:
- the LOC139515544 gene encoding uncharacterized protein, translating to MSNSSNFDGTVPLGWSLLKADIESTAFEKGWKSEQKLQALVSRITGKALKFYKNRSYTIQTDYETLCKLFNDRFDSVGHPLLILETLENIFPYPDELLDEFTDRIEELVEGAFQNESEIVKEHLIIKYLTNACCEEEGKELVQAVAEGSVYEAKRYLCTLSKVTSKRYLKLKSLWEPEMTNRIDDINFKIEKTGDHDPIVRRQETDEIVDSKEITRTIRNDEPECYTSYKYSSEVEWNGAMEKKGADTNLIEKTEVHSPVMIGQGTEQTVHQGKTIEKVSDPVIEHHATPCHSNVVKEDTVYTIESPNPNYEACWLSEDDDKVHREESSTPKYETDCLDENDDDNIQTEESPSSNYKSDAICETEEKGQKKLTKSHCFNEQKHDCNNKMNKSKVSAAKPCKETSRLITRHKLHLLVQAMVKDNNDLDKRRSTNRHEHILEESINTNEDSQCILKYDQVMQSQPKHEEGGNKDLKHFIKLNSYQNQLSQSELELLSNTIDRLTPNSVYCQDNLLTLELKDKQYRYWMTSHGNTKTHNHDEGEDREQDSNKEGKSLQNTWSNCDKRQIMKTEQGTQIDDLSSGKESSLTKRKEVKDQSTQTTDDQQTPIHFDQIHKWSMHFTQTAINHRNTVNAEGEHIDPGFLEGTLLKGKTCTEKNQEVKRCTRAYETNNLVRDDLKHTEKKAYVKTERSKYKKINLEQQIKMTKQNLITKKKETATSKRKILRTIRRKEEQVAIRVLPKTRSWGKDVKLRWKKPKAKRFHSKTLVASDWNLNRDRKDGQTERLVTDTSFDISAIEDGDIVAIQKLVS from the coding sequence ATGAGTAACTCAAGTAATTTTGACGGAACAGTGCCACTCGGATGGTCTCTGCTGAAAGCCGATATTGAGTCTACAGCTTTTGAGAAAGGGTGGAAAAGTGAACAAAAATTACAAGCATTGGTATCGAGAATTACTGGAAAAGCACTGAAATTCTATAAGAACCGGTCATACACGATACAGACAGACTACGAAACACTGTGCAAACTATTTAACGACCGATTTGACTCAGTTGGGCATCCATTACTTATTTTGGAAACTCTAGAGAATATCTTCCCATATCCAGATGAGTTATTGGACGAATTTACAGACAGGATTGAAGAGTTGGTAGAAGGGGCATTCCAAAATGAATCGGAGATTGTAAAAGAACATCTTATTATAAAATACCTCACTAATGCTTGTTGTGAGGAAGAAGGGAAAGAACTAGTGCAAGCTGTCGCCGAAGGTTCAGTGTACGAGGCAAAACGTTACCTCTGTACATTAAGTAAAGTAACATCTAAGAGATATTTAAAACTGAAAAGTTTATGGGAACCAGAAATGACAAATAGAATAGATGATATTAATTTCAAGATTGAAAAGACCGGAGACCATGATCCTATTGTAAGAAGACAAGAAACAGATGAAATTGTTGATTCCAAAGAGATAACTAGAACAATTAGAAACGATGAACCAGAATGTTATACCTCATATAAATATTCGAGCGAAGTGGAATGGAATGGAGCAATGGAAAAGAAAGGCGCTGATACCAATTTGATAGAAAAGACGGAAGTCCATAGTCCCGTTATGATAGGACAAGGAACAGAGCAAACGGTGCATCAAGGAAAGACAATCGAGAAAGTATCAGACCCAGTAATAGAACACCATGCAACACCATGCCATTCCAATGTTGTGAAGGAAGATACAGTTTACACAATTGAAAGTCCCAATCCCAATTACGAAGCGTGTTGGTTAAGTGAAGATGATGATAAAGTGCACAGAGAGGAAAGTTCCACTCCTAAGTACGAAACAGATTGTTTAGATGAAAATGATGATGATAACATACAGACAGAGGAAAGTCCCAGTTCCAACTACAAGTCAGATGCAATATGTGAAACCGAGGAAAAGGGACAGAAAAAACTTACCAAATCCCACTGTTTCAACGAACAAAAACATGATTgtaataacaaaatgaataaaagtaaagTCAGTGCAGCTAAACCATGCAAAGAAACATCGAGGTTAATAACTCGACACAAACTCCATCTACTTGTTCAAGCAATGGTAAAAGACAATAATGACTTGGATAAAAGGAGGTCAACAAACAGACATGAACATATTTTAGAAGAAAGCATAAATACCAATGAAGATTCACAGTGTATACTAAAATACGACCAGGTCATGCAATCTCAACCCAAACACGAGGAAGGAGGAAATAAAGACTTGAAACATTTTATCAAGTTAAATTCATACCAAAATCAGTTAAGTCAATCAGAACTAGAATTGCTTAGTAACACCATTGACCGCCTTACTCCAAATTCTGTATACTGCCAAGATAATTTGTTGACGCTTGAACTTAAGGACAAACAATATCGTTACTGGATGACATCACATGGCAATACGAAGACCCATAATCATGATGAAGGAGAAGATAGAGAACAAGATAGTAATAAGGAGGGGAAAAGTCTTCAAAATACTTGGAGTAACTGCGACAAAAGACAAATTATGAAGACAGAACAAGGGACACAAATTGATGACTTATCTTCAGGAAAAGAATCCAGTCTTACAAAAAGAAAAGAGGTGAAAGATCAGAGTACACAAACAACAGATGATCAACAAACTCCAATACACTTTGATCAAATACATAAATGGAGCATGCATTTTACACAGACAGCCATCAACCATCGCAATACTGTCAACGCAGAAGGTGAACATATTGATCCTGGTTTCCTTGAAGGAACACTATTAAAAGGAAAAACATGTACAGAAAAAAATCAGGAAGTAAAGAGATGTACAAGAGCATACGAGACTAACAATCTGGTCAGAGATGATTTGAAACATACAGAAAAGAAAGCTTACGTGAAGACTGAAAGGTCCAAATACAAGAAAATAAACTTGGAACAACAGATAAAAATGACAAAGCAGAACTTGATCACCAAGAAAAAAGAAACTGCTACAAGTAAAAGGAAGATATTGAGAACAATAAGGAGAAAAGAAGAACAAGTAGCAATTAGAGTGTTACCAAAGACGAGGAGTTGGGGTAAAGACGTGAAACTTAGATGGAAGAAACCTAAGGCTAAAAGATTCCATAGTAAAACATTGGTGGCATCGGATTGGAACCTTAACCGTGACAGAAAGGATGGTCAGACTGAACGTTTGGTGACGGACACATCATTTGATATTTCTGCAATCGAAGATGGAGATATTGTTGCCATACAAAAACTAGTTTCTTAA